DNA sequence from the Acidimicrobiia bacterium genome:
ATGGCGTCGTGGGCGTGAAAGGTCCGCTCGAGCTCGAAGCTCGAGATGTTCTCGCCCCGGCGCCGGAGGTAGTCCTTCTTGCGGTCCACGAAGTAGAGGAAGCCGTCGTCGTCGAGGCGACCGAGGTCCCCGGTGTGGAACCACAGGTTGCGGAACGCGGCGAGGGTCTCCTCGGCCCGTCGCCAGTAGCCGGCGAACATGACGTTCGGCCGGCGCGGCCGGCACACGATCTCCCCGATCGAGCCGACCGGCACCTCGGCGTCGCCGTCGTCGACGAGGGCCACGTCGAACTCGTCGTGGTTCGGCTGGCCGGCGGCGCCGGGCTTGTTCGCAGCCCCGGCGGGCAGCATCGAGATGAGCGACGCCTCGGTGAGCCCGTAGCCGGCGCTGAACGTGGCGCAGCCGAAGCGCTCCCGCCAGATGCGGTCGATGTCGGGCGGCATCGGCGCCGCCGCGCAGAGGCGGAGCCGGTGACCGACCTGGTCCGGGTGGTCGGGGGCGTCGGCGACGAGGATGGCCAGCGAGCCGAGCAGCGAGACCATCGTCGCCCCGGTGCGCCGCACCTCGGGCCAGAAGCGCGACACCGAGAAGCGCCGGGCGATGCTGGCGCCGCCCCCGGTGAGGAGCGTCCCGACCACGCACACCGAGATGGCGTTGAAGTGGAAGAGGGGCAGGGGTGTGAGGACGACGTCGTCGGGCCGGCGCTGCCACGCCCGGGCGATCTGGTCGGCGAGGGACACGATGTAGTGCTGCGGGAGCATGCAGCCCTTCGAGGGACCCGTCGTCCCCGCGGTGTAGATGAAGCACGCCAGGTCGTCCGGGCCCACGGCGGCGATCGGGGCGGCACCGTCGGGCGCCGCGTCGAGGAGCGCGGCCCAGTCGTGGACCGGGAGGCCCGTCACCGGCACGTCCGGCGGGCCGGCCACGACCACCGCCTCGAGCTCGGGCAGGGCGCCGGTCACCGCCGCCACCCGCCCCGCGAAGTCGCCCTGGACGACGACGACGCGCGCGCCGGAGTCGGCCAGCTGGTGCCGGAGGAACTCGCCCTTGTACGCGGTGTTGATCGGGACCTGGATGGCGCCGAGCTTCGAGGCCGCGAAGAACGACAGGACCTGCTCCGGGCCGTTCTCGAGCAAGGTCGCGACCCGGTCCCCGGGCCCCACCCCGAGCGCGGCCAGCGCGCCGGCGGCGCGGCCGCTGGCGTCGTCGGCCGCCCGCGCCGACAGCGTCGTGCCCTCGAAGTCGAGGTACAAGCCGTCCGGGTCCCGCTCGAGGCGCAGCGCCAGGGCGTCGAGCACCGTCGTGTTCGGGTCCGTCATCGGGCGGAGACTACCGGCGAGTTCCGTCCGTCCTCCCGGGCGCGTCGTGACTCGCCACCGTGAACGCGACCTCCTGGCCGTGGGACAGCTCCAGGTTGTGCCCGTCCGGGTCGGCCACGATCGCCCAGTACCCGACCGGCGGCCCGTCGTCGAAGGGGCCCAGCACCTCGTGGCCGGCCGCGGCGGCGGCGGCGCAGCGAGCGTCGACGTCCGCACGGCTCTCGCAGCCGACGCCGAGATGGGCGTAGCCACCGAGGCGGTGCGACACCGTGGTCTCGATGAGCACGATCACGAACGGGCGGGTCAGGTCGCTGAGCCACACCACCGCGGCACCGGTGGACGGGTCGACCCGACGGTGCACGACGATCATGTCGGCGAACCGCTCGTAGAAGCCGGCGCTGCGGACGGTGTCGGCCACCGGGAGCGCGACGTGGGTGAGCCCGCGGTCCGGTGGTGCTGCTGGCACGATGGCAGCGTACCGACGCCGAC
Encoded proteins:
- a CDS encoding AMP-binding protein, translated to MTDPNTTVLDALALRLERDPDGLYLDFEGTTLSARAADDASGRAAGALAALGVGPGDRVATLLENGPEQVLSFFAASKLGAIQVPINTAYKGEFLRHQLADSGARVVVVQGDFAGRVAAVTGALPELEAVVVAGPPDVPVTGLPVHDWAALLDAAPDGAAPIAAVGPDDLACFIYTAGTTGPSKGCMLPQHYIVSLADQIARAWQRRPDDVVLTPLPLFHFNAISVCVVGTLLTGGGASIARRFSVSRFWPEVRRTGATMVSLLGSLAILVADAPDHPDQVGHRLRLCAAAPMPPDIDRIWRERFGCATFSAGYGLTEASLISMLPAGAANKPGAAGQPNHDEFDVALVDDGDAEVPVGSIGEIVCRPRRPNVMFAGYWRRAEETLAAFRNLWFHTGDLGRLDDDGFLYFVDRKKDYLRRRGENISSFELERTFHAHDAIQDVAVHSVPSEAAEDEVKVTAVLVEGATLTEEELCRWAVDRLPYFAVPRYVEFRADLPRNPVGRVLKYQLRDEAVTAATWDREAAGVTFERR
- a CDS encoding VOC family protein; translation: MPAAPPDRGLTHVALPVADTVRSAGFYERFADMIVVHRRVDPSTGAAVVWLSDLTRPFVIVLIETTVSHRLGGYAHLGVGCESRADVDARCAAAAAAGHEVLGPFDDGPPVGYWAIVADPDGHNLELSHGQEVAFTVASHDAPGRTDGTRR